ggaggaggagggcatgCTGCTCTGCAGCTCCATCAGGTAGGTCTCCAGTTCTCCCTTTAGGTGGTGCTCCCGCTCCGCAGAGGAGGCGCTGTATGAGGTAAAGTTGGAGCCCAGTGGGTACTTCAGAGagaaggggtgtgtgtggggggggaaGGGCTCTGTGTCCAGGACGGGGCCTGTGTACATGTTGAGCTGGTGCGGTCTCGGCGTCAGCATCCCCGGGAGCTCGCCCTTGATGCCCCCGGACGCCAGGTCGTAGACAATGGGCTCCAGCGAATCAGCTGGCTCAGTTTTTACCCTCAGCAGCTCCTGGGGGTGGCTCTTCTTCATGTGACGTGTCAGGTGGTCCTTCCTGCCGAAGCGCTGGGCACAGTACTGACACAGGAAGTCCTTGCGTCCAGTGTGCACCACCATGTGGCGTCGCACGTCCTTCCGGGTGTAAAATCGGCGCTCGCAGTGCTCGCAGCGATGCTTCTTCTCTTTGGTCCCGCCTGAGGACTTGCCGGCGTGCGTTTTGAGGTGCTCGAGAAGAACCCCAGTGCTGGGGAACGGCTGCAGGCAAACCTGGCAGGTGAGGTCTCCGCTGTTGGCGGCGTGGAGGGCGAGGTGGCGTTTGAAGCCCAGCTTGGTGTTGTAGCTCTTGCCGCACTCCTGACAGGTGAAGGCCTCCTTGTACGGGTCGTGAGTGTGCAGGTGGTTCTTTAAGTGATCCTTGCGGTGGAACATTTTCTCACAGTATGAACACTTGTGGTTTTTTTCCGGTGAGTGAGTTGCCATATGCCTttgaacacagacacattctATGAGCAGAACAATCATGGTTAAGTAGCATgctttacacagacacacaaacacatcaacacatcactGCGACTACTTCACACTATGTTACAGTAAAGAAAAGCAACATGGCGCAGCCTGCAGCGCCGCTGGCGCTCTGTACCGTAGCAGCTTGTATTTGGAGACGAACGCCTTGGTGCAGTCGGGGTGGGAGCAGCGGTATGGTCTTTCTCCTGTGTGAGAGTACGAGTGCACCTTCAACTTCTCCAGACTGTTGAAAGCTTTCTGACACTCCTGGCAGGGGAAGTTCTTCTTGGGCTTCCCCTCGGCTCTCCTGCGCC
This DNA window, taken from Seriola aureovittata isolate HTS-2021-v1 ecotype China chromosome 20, ASM2101889v1, whole genome shotgun sequence, encodes the following:
- the plag1 gene encoding zinc finger protein PLAG1, which gives rise to MATGTQGHRDHILEKAKLTPPTGRRRRAEGKPKKNFPCQECQKAFNSLEKLKVHSYSHTGERPYRCSHPDCTKAFVSKYKLLRHMATHSPEKNHKCSYCEKMFHRKDHLKNHLHTHDPYKEAFTCQECGKSYNTKLGFKRHLALHAANSGDLTCQVCLQPFPSTGVLLEHLKTHAGKSSGGTKEKKHRCEHCERRFYTRKDVRRHMVVHTGRKDFLCQYCAQRFGRKDHLTRHMKKSHPQELLRVKTEPADSLEPIVYDLASGGIKGELPGMLTPRPHQLNMYTGPVLDTEPFPPHTHPFSLKYPLGSNFTSYSASSAEREHHLKGELETYLMELQSSMPSSSSAAPEPQLSSSKLELEPQVGGLEGASEDVSLSKMSTAAAAAAAGDSLASSSSLMDFSQLFNFLPLNGPPYNQAGGSGGQGVAYPPAEEPAPLVQLPPQSSEGPEAAESPLQGLPFISNLSTPTTLPRFHQAFQ